One part of the Terriglobales bacterium genome encodes these proteins:
- a CDS encoding sigma-70 family RNA polymerase sigma factor, translated as MSEGNQLRRIADHANDAAVLSSVPPAGENRSSRVDDAQLIREAQQGSAAAFEQLVQRYDRAVLRLALHLTGSEQDAQDIYQEAFLHAYTHLTRFRFECSFYTWVYRIATNLCLDYLRRKRTRSRELTTTIASDGEERDILDRIPDQSAGASPERNLASRILRKHIVRALSQLSPRERIVFELKHYHGLKLRTVAGILKTTEGT; from the coding sequence TTGTCTGAAGGGAACCAACTCCGCCGCATCGCTGACCACGCAAATGACGCTGCTGTATTATCATCTGTACCTCCGGCCGGAGAAAACCGCTCCAGTCGCGTAGATGACGCGCAGCTGATTCGGGAAGCGCAACAGGGCAGTGCCGCAGCTTTCGAGCAACTCGTCCAGCGGTATGACCGGGCGGTCCTCCGCCTCGCTCTTCATCTAACCGGCTCTGAGCAGGATGCCCAGGACATTTATCAGGAAGCGTTCCTGCACGCCTATACACATTTGACTCGGTTTCGTTTCGAGTGCTCGTTTTATACTTGGGTCTATCGTATCGCCACGAATCTCTGCCTCGATTATCTTCGGCGTAAGCGCACCCGAAGCCGCGAATTGACCACTACAATTGCCTCAGACGGAGAGGAGCGGGACATTCTCGACCGAATACCCGATCAAAGCGCGGGCGCGAGTCCCGAGCGCAATCTCGCAAGCCGCATACTTCGGAAGCACATCGTTCGTGCTCTGAGCCAGCTCTCACCACGCGAGCGTATCGTTTTCGAACTAAAGCACTATCACGGCTTAAAGCTGAGAACTGTGGCCGGAATTCTCAAGACCACCGAAGGCAC